In Cherax quadricarinatus isolate ZL_2023a chromosome 19, ASM3850222v1, whole genome shotgun sequence, the following are encoded in one genomic region:
- the LOC128688196 gene encoding cuticle protein AM1159-like codes for MKLVILACLAAVAVAAPQLQDNQPVVVILRDDRQDNGDGNFNYAFEADNGIIAEASGSPGSQGQSNIQGVYRLTFPEGGVAEVRYIADENGFRPESEILPTAHPLPAHAQEQLRIAEEQRAQGIEFDQRGFRVNRK; via the exons atgaAGCTC GTAATTCTTGCCTGCCTGGCGGCCGTGGCCGTGGCTGCTCCTCAGCTTCAAGACAACCAGCCCGTGGTGGTGATCCTCAGAGACGACCGTCAAGACAACGGTGACGGCAATTTCAATTACGCCTTCGAAGCCGACAACGGCATTATAGCTGAAGCCTCCGGCAGCCCTGGTTCTCAGGGCCAGAGCAACATCCAGGGCGTGTACAG ATTGACCTTCCCTGAGGGAGGCGTGGCTGAGGTCCGCTACATCGCTGACGAGAATGGCTTCCGCCCTGAGTCCGAAATCCTCCCCACGGCCCACCCACTCCCCGCCCACGCCCAGGAGCAGCTGCGCATCGCCGAGGAGCAGCGGGCCCAGGGCATAGAGTTCGACCAGAGAGGATTTAGAGTgaacagaaaataa